The Chryseolinea soli genome contains a region encoding:
- a CDS encoding 6-phosphogluconolactonase: MKITITKDEHEFDVTAAWRIIAQMLEKPNAVIGLSTGQTTINMHAVVSAIHKQYPFDVSRITLFNVDELTNLPREYAGSCYTMILNQLAGPLGIPDENFIMPPTMSDDFEAEARLFEQRLAERGGADLQMLGIGANGHIGINQPGTPFESETWVSPMDPDFEARVRRETQVPLETVLGGLTRGIKNIMYTRKLILVAKGAHKADIIEQAILGPVTTDIPASVVQLHPNCEILLDAAAGKKLVGKFNS; this comes from the coding sequence ATGAAGATCACGATCACGAAAGACGAACACGAATTTGACGTCACTGCCGCATGGCGCATCATTGCCCAAATGCTGGAGAAGCCTAACGCTGTGATCGGCTTGTCCACCGGGCAAACCACCATCAACATGCACGCCGTGGTCTCGGCCATTCACAAACAATATCCCTTCGATGTGTCGCGCATCACACTTTTCAATGTGGACGAACTCACCAATCTTCCGCGCGAATATGCAGGCAGTTGCTACACCATGATCCTGAATCAACTCGCCGGCCCCCTGGGCATCCCGGACGAAAATTTTATCATGCCCCCTACGATGTCGGATGATTTTGAAGCGGAGGCGCGACTGTTCGAACAACGGCTGGCCGAGCGCGGTGGCGCCGATCTTCAAATGCTGGGCATCGGTGCCAACGGGCATATCGGCATTAATCAGCCGGGCACTCCCTTTGAAAGCGAGACGTGGGTGTCGCCCATGGATCCCGACTTTGAAGCGCGCGTGCGCCGCGAAACCCAAGTGCCGCTCGAAACCGTGTTGGGAGGATTGACCCGTGGCATAAAAAATATTATGTACACGCGTAAACTTATCCTGGTGGCCAAAGGCGCACACAAGGCCGACATTATTGAGCAAGCCATTCTCGGCCCCGTCACAACGGACATACCGGCCTCGGTTGTGCAGCTTCATCCCAACTGCGAGATCCTTTTAGATGCAGCCGCCGGAAAGAAACTGGTCGGAAAATTTAATTCCTAG
- a CDS encoding HPr family phosphocarrier protein, with translation MITHDYLITSAEGLHARPATNLIRLAKKYKSITSLKKGEKTVKLNSMLNILSLALKGGDTVTLIVEGEDETEAAAAIETFFKEELKNL, from the coding sequence ATGATAACACACGATTACCTGATCACCTCGGCCGAAGGCCTCCATGCCCGCCCGGCGACCAACCTGATCCGGCTGGCCAAAAAATACAAGTCGATCACCAGCCTGAAAAAAGGTGAGAAGACGGTGAAGCTCAATAGCATGTTGAACATCCTGTCGCTGGCGCTAAAGGGTGGCGACACCGTTACGCTGATCGTGGAAGGCGAAGATGAAACCGAGGCCGCCGCCGCGATCGAGACATTTTTTAAAGAGGAGTTGAAGAATTTATAA